A window of Deltaproteobacteria bacterium genomic DNA:
ACCGGCATCGCGGCCGATGTTGGCCAAGCCCGCCGCCTCGACGGCACCGGCCAGCTTGGTCTGGGGCGACTGCGCCACCAGGTTGATCAGCGTCCGGCCCATCCGGCCGGCCGCGCCGCAGACGATGATCCCCAGAGCCATGTTCACAGTACTCCGAAGCTACGCAGCGCCTGGCGCAGCTTCTCGCGCGGCGCGTCGGTCATCGCCACCAGCGGCAGGCGCACCTCGTCGCGGCACAGCCCCATCAAGGCCAGCGCGGCCTTGACCGGGATCGGGTTGGTTTCCAGGAACAGCGCCTTCATCACCGGCAGTAAGCGGAAGTGCAGCGCGCGCGCCTCGGCCAAGTCGCCCCGCAGCATGGCCGCAGTCATCGCCGCCAGCTCCTTGGGCAAGATGTTCGAGGTTACCGAGATCACGCCGCAACCACCGACCGCCATGATCGGCAACGTCAGCGAGTCGTCGCCCGAATAGAGTTCGAGCCTGTCGCCGCACAAGCGCAACACTTCTTGGACCTCGTCGAGCGAGCCCGTGGCTTCCTTCAAGCCGATGATTTCATCGAGCTCGGCCAAGCGGGCCAGGGTGGCGGCCTCGATCTTCGACGCCGTCCGGCCGGGGATGTTGTAGACAATCAGCGGGCAGTGCGTGGCGGCCGCGATCGCCCGGTAATGGAGGAAGATGCCTTCTTGTGTCGGCTTGTTGTAGTAAGGAGAAATCAACAAGGCGGCGTCGGCGCCGGCTTCCTTGGCGGCTTTGGTCAGGGCGATCGCCTCGGCGGTCGAGTTCGAGCCGGTGCCGGCGATGACCGGCAGCCGGCCTTTGGCCAGCTTCACCACCAAGCCAACCATCTCGGCGTGCTCGGCGTGGGTTAGCGTCGCCGACTCGCCGGTGCTACCACAGGGCACCAGGGCGCTGGTGCCGCCCGCAATCTGCAGCTCGACTAGGCGGGCGAGTGCCTCCCTATCGATTTGCCCGTCGCGAAACGGGGTAACCAGCGCGGTCATCGACCCGCGGAAACGCGGAGCCATCATGCCACCTCCAATTCGCCGCTGAAGACCTCTTCGGCCGGGCCGGTCATCAACACCCGACCGTTCGCCTCGCGCCACTCGATCTCGAGATCGCCGCCGCGCAAGTGCACGGTAGCGCGCCGTTCGTTCTTGCCGTTCAGCACCCCCGCCACCACCGCCGCGCAGGCGCCAGTGCCGCAGGCTTGCGTTTCACCCGAACCGCGTTCCCACACCCGCAGGCGCAACTCACGCGGGCTCAGGGCGGTTACGAACTCAGTGTTAACACGTTGGGGGAAGAACGGATGGTGCTCGAAGCGCGGCCCGATGGTTTCCAGCGCCAGCCCATCGGCGTCGTCAACCCACACCACGCAGTGCGGGTTACCCATCGAAACACAGGTGATGCGGTAGCTCTGCCCGCCAACCTCGAGCGCGGCGTCGATCACGCGCCCGGCGGCGGCTACGGGAATGCGCGGTCCCTCGGTAATCGGCTCGCCCATGTCAACGGTGGCGCCGGCGACGCGCTCGCCGCGCAGGTGGAGTTGCAGCTCCTTGATGCCGGCGTCGGTTTCTACGCGCAGCGGGTTACGCCGCGCCAGCCCGTGCTCGTAGGCGTACTTGCCGACGCAGCGGATGCCGTTGCCGCACATCAGGCCGCGGCTGCCGTCGGCGTTGTACATTTCCATCCGGCAGTCGGCCACGCTCGACGGGCAGATCAGAATGAGGCCATCGGCGCCGACGCCGGTGTGCCGCGGGCTGACGCGGCGCGCGAGCGCGGCCGGATCACGCACCGACTGGGCACAGGCATCGACGTAGACGTAGTCGTTACCGAGGCCGTGCATCTTGGTGAAGCGAAGCGTGGGCATGGCGCTATCCGGTACCACGCACGAGTACCACGCGCGCCTTCGCCCGGTCAATTTCCCGACCCGCCCCACCTCCCACGATCGTGCGGCTACCTCCGCTGCCTCATCCTGGTGAGATGGCGACGCACCCAGTCGGCCAGCTCGGGTTCACCAAGGCCGTGATCGGCTACAGCCAACATCAGCTGCACCACCTCGGTGTCGGTCGCATTCAACTCGTAGCCGTTGAGCTCGACAAAGGTGGCCATGATCAGGAATGCCACCCGTTTGTTTCCATCGCGATGCGGGGGGCTCGTCGTCAGGCGCCAGCCGTAGGCGGCAGCAAGTTCCGCCAAGCCGGTCTCGGCTTCGTAGTGCCACCGATTTCGCGGTCGTGCCCGGGCCGTCAAGGACGGCCGAACCCGTTGGATTGGCCTGCTCTCTTGACCGGGTGCCCGTGCCGGCAATAATGGCGGCAGCGGTGGATCATGGACGCGTGACAATGAGTCAGCGCAAGAACCTGGCGATTCTCGTGGGCGGCGGGCCGGCTCCCGGTATCAACAGCGTCATCGGCGCCGCCACTATCCGCAGCCTGCTCGAAGGCGTCGATGTTTTGGGCATCCGCGACGGCTTCGAGTGGATCATGCACGGTAACATCGACCACGTCCGCGAGCTGACCATGGACGATGTCAGCCGCATCCACTTCCGCGGCGGCTCCTACATCGGCATCTCGCGCGCCAACCCGACGCTCGAACCGCAACACCTGGAGAACACCGTCATCTCGCTGCTGCGGCTCAACGTCGCCATGCTCATCACCATCGGCGGCGACGACACCGCCTTTTCGGCCATGAAGCTGGAAGAGAAGTCGGCCGGGCGCATCCGCGTGGTCCACGTCCCCAAGACCATCGACAACGATCTCGACCTGCCGCCGCACATCGACACGTTCGGATTCCAAACCGCGCGCCATATCGGCGTGGAGATCGTCAAGAACCTCATGGTCGATGCCGAAACCACCTCGCGCTGGTACTTCGTCATCGCCATGGGCCGCAAGGCCGGCCACTTGGCCTTGGGCATCGGCAAAGCCGCCGGCGCCACTCTTACGCTCATCCCCGAGGAGTTCGGTGCCGACAAGATCCGCTTCAAGGCCATCGTCGACACGCTGGTCGGGGCGATCATCAAGCGGCTCAGCAGCGGCCGGCGCGACGGAGTGGCGGTGATTGCCGAAGGGGTGGTGCTGGGGATCGAGCCCGAGGACCTGGCGCAACTCAAGGACATCGAGCGCGACGCCCACGGCAATGTGCGCATCGCCGAGGTCGATCTCGGTGAGATTCTCAAACGCGCGGTGCAGGACCGGCTCAGGCAATTCGCCATCAAGACCACGGTGGTGGCCAAGAACATCGGCTACGAGCTGCGCTGCGCCGATCCCATCCCGTATGACATGGAGTACACTCGCGACCTTGGTTACTGCGCCGCCAAGTATCTCCTGGGCGGCGCCAACGCGGTGATGGTATCGATGCAAGGCGGCAACTTCGTGCCGATCCCGTTCGCCGACTTGATCGATCCGCAGACCGGCCGGGCACGGGTTCGCCTGCTCGATATCCACTCCACCCGCTACGCCATCGCCCGCCGCTACATGATCCGCCTGCGCCGCGACGATTTCGACGACCCGCACGAGCTGGCTAAGTTCGCCGCCACCGCCGGCTTGTCGCTGCAAGAGTTTCGCGCGCAGTTCGAGTACCTGATTCAAGCCGAGCCGCCGGCGTTGGTCATGGAACCACCGCGGCAGGCGACGCCGTAGCCGCGCACGATCCCGCTCAAGTCAGGGCCGCGACCACTCCGGCGGCCGACTACGCCGAGCCGGTCTGCCGCAGATACATCTGCATGTCGAAGTAGTCGCGCCAGGCGGCGATCTTGCCGTCGCGCACCACAAACACGCCGGCCACCGGCAAGCTCACTTGCCGGCCGCCGACCACAAAGCGGTCGATGCGCTCGTTGAGCACGACATCGTCCACCGACGCCATGTGGAGGATCTCGAATTCCGCCCGCTCGGCCGGGGCGACGAACATCTCGAAGGTGCTACGGATTCCTTCCAGGCCCCGCACCGGCTGCAGCGGTACGTTGTGATAGACCGCGTCGGGGGTGAAGAAACCGAGCAGCTCGTCGATGTCCCGGCGGGCGAACGCGGCGCAGAAACTGCGCACGACCTCTTCTGTTCTTGCGCTCATCGCAGACCTCCAAGTGT
This region includes:
- a CDS encoding 4-hydroxy-tetrahydrodipicolinate synthase — translated: MAPRFRGSMTALVTPFRDGQIDREALARLVELQIAGGTSALVPCGSTGESATLTHAEHAEMVGLVVKLAKGRLPVIAGTGSNSTAEAIALTKAAKEAGADAALLISPYYNKPTQEGIFLHYRAIAAATHCPLIVYNIPGRTASKIEAATLARLAELDEIIGLKEATGSLDEVQEVLRLCGDRLELYSGDDSLTLPIMAVGGCGVISVTSNILPKELAAMTAAMLRGDLAEARALHFRLLPVMKALFLETNPIPVKAALALMGLCRDEVRLPLVAMTDAPREKLRQALRSFGVL
- a CDS encoding diaminopimelate epimerase — translated: MPTLRFTKMHGLGNDYVYVDACAQSVRDPAALARRVSPRHTGVGADGLILICPSSVADCRMEMYNADGSRGLMCGNGIRCVGKYAYEHGLARRNPLRVETDAGIKELQLHLRGERVAGATVDMGEPITEGPRIPVAAAGRVIDAALEVGGQSYRITCVSMGNPHCVVWVDDADGLALETIGPRFEHHPFFPQRVNTEFVTALSPRELRLRVWERGSGETQACGTGACAAVVAGVLNGKNERRATVHLRGGDLEIEWREANGRVLMTGPAEEVFSGELEVA
- a CDS encoding type II toxin-antitoxin system death-on-curing family toxin, whose translation is MTARARPRNRWHYEAETGLAELAAAYGWRLTTSPPHRDGNKRVAFLIMATFVELNGYELNATDTEVVQLMLAVADHGLGEPELADWVRRHLTRMRQRR
- a CDS encoding 6-phosphofructokinase, with protein sequence MAAAVDHGRVTMSQRKNLAILVGGGPAPGINSVIGAATIRSLLEGVDVLGIRDGFEWIMHGNIDHVRELTMDDVSRIHFRGGSYIGISRANPTLEPQHLENTVISLLRLNVAMLITIGGDDTAFSAMKLEEKSAGRIRVVHVPKTIDNDLDLPPHIDTFGFQTARHIGVEIVKNLMVDAETTSRWYFVIAMGRKAGHLALGIGKAAGATLTLIPEEFGADKIRFKAIVDTLVGAIIKRLSSGRRDGVAVIAEGVVLGIEPEDLAQLKDIERDAHGNVRIAEVDLGEILKRAVQDRLRQFAIKTTVVAKNIGYELRCADPIPYDMEYTRDLGYCAAKYLLGGANAVMVSMQGGNFVPIPFADLIDPQTGRARVRLLDIHSTRYAIARRYMIRLRRDDFDDPHELAKFAATAGLSLQEFRAQFEYLIQAEPPALVMEPPRQATP
- a CDS encoding nuclear transport factor 2 family protein; protein product: MSARTEEVVRSFCAAFARRDIDELLGFFTPDAVYHNVPLQPVRGLEGIRSTFEMFVAPAERAEFEILHMASVDDVVLNERIDRFVVGGRQVSLPVAGVFVVRDGKIAAWRDYFDMQMYLRQTGSA